The Coregonus clupeaformis isolate EN_2021a chromosome 18, ASM2061545v1, whole genome shotgun sequence genome has a segment encoding these proteins:
- the isg15 gene encoding ubiquitin-like protein ISG15 codes for MELTITLLNGDSYPLTVEPHTTLGSLKSRINQLLRVPTERQRLSGVNGNNISLSDDSKTLSDYGLHSGSKVMVLITEPTHIQVFLKNEKGQTHTYEVVPGETVIQFKDKVQNKEGVQANQQRLIHEGRQLDDGKKLEDYGVRNLSTIHLTLRLRGG; via the coding sequence ATGGAACTCACTATAACACTTTTGAATGGCGACTCATATCCCCTGACGGTTGAGCCACACACCACTCTGGGGTCTCTCAAGAGTCGGATCAACCAACTCTTAAGAGTGCCCACAGAAAGGCAGAGGCTGTCAGGTGTCAATGGGAACAACATCAGTCTCAGCGATGATTCAAAAACTTTGAGCGACTATGGCCTGCATTCAGGATCCAAAGTGATGGTGCTGATTACAGAACCCACTCATATCCAGGTGTTCCTGAAAAACGAAAAGGGCCAGACACACACATATGAGGTGGTGCCGGGTGAGACCGTAATCCAGTTCAAAGACAAGGTCCAAAACAAGGAGGGAGTCCAAGCCAACCAACAGAGGCTGATTCACGAGGGCAGGCAGCTCGATGATGGCAAGAAACTGGAAGACTATGGCGTCAGAAATCTAAGCACCATCCACCTGACGCTCCGTCTAAGGGGAGGCTGA
- the alkbh2 gene encoding DNA oxidative demethylase ALKBH2 produces the protein MDTFVSQTRKRYIDGRTDEQREPVWKKCKGEECNQGIVKEDAYLTEFSQPLPWQKIEAEGLDCDYALLFPKKEADSLYTQLEEEVVYLTGDKTKIQVFGKVYNVPRKQATYGDAGLTYTYSGMSLQASPWTPTLEYIRDAVTKATGQTFNFVLINRYKDGHDHMGEHRDDERELDPLCPIASVSLGAARDFVFRHREARGKQCRRQINPVKLELAHGSLLLMNSPTNTLWYHSLPARKRVLTPRINLTFRRILQDGKK, from the exons ATGGATACATTTGTGAGTCAAACCAGGAAGCGCTATATTGATGGGAGAACAGATGAACAGAGAGAACCTGTGTGGAAAAAATGTAAAGGGGAAGAATGCAATCAGGGGATTGTAAAGGAGGATGCCTATTTGACTGAGTTCTCTCAGCCTCTTCCTTGGCAGAAGATTGAAGCAGAGGGACTGGACTGTGACTATGCTCTACTCTTTCCTAAAAAGGAAGCAGACTCCCTCTACACACAGCTGGAGGAGGAGGTAGTCTACCTCACAG GGGATAAAACAAAGAttcaggtgtttggaaaggtCTACAATGTCCCCAGAAAGCAGGCAACTTATGGGGACGCAGGACTAACCTACACCTATTCTGGAATGAGTCTTCAGGCCAGCCCGTGGACTCCAACCTTGGAGTACATTCGTGATGCTGTTACAAAGGCAACAGGCCAAACCTTCAACTTCGTCCTGATTAACAG GTACAAAGATGGACATGATCACATGGGTGAGCACCGTGATGATGAGCGGGAACTGGACCCCCTCTGTCCCATCGCCTCCGTATCTCTGGGGGCGGCCCGGGACTTTGTCTTCAGACACCGGGAAGCACGGGGAAAACAGTGCCGACGGCAGATCAACCCGGTGAAGCTGGAACTGGCCCATGGAAGCCTGCTCCTCATGAACTCTCCCACAAACACCCTATGGTACCACAGCCTGCCAGCCCGCAAGAGGGTCCTCACACCCCGCATCAACCTCACCTTCAGACGCATCCTCCAAGACGGCAAGAAATGA
- the LOC121573894 gene encoding serine/arginine-rich splicing factor 9 isoform X1: MNGQTWNKGEHSLAIQGRISSGNIMADGRIYVGNLPADVQERDIEDIFFKYGKIRDVELKNNRGTIPFAFVRFEDPRDAEDAVYGRNGYGFGDCKLRVEHPRSASSKFNGPMGGGGRGGGEGGPGGPKGRFGPPTRRSEFRVIVTGLPPTGSWQDLKDHMREAGDVCFTDVQRDGEGVVEFLRREDMEYAMRRLDRTEFRSHQGETSSIRVHGEIGDSRGRSRSRSRSRGRYSPAYQGRGSPPPRYQSPPVRKVSRHSPPPRRPPAAHRSPPSRSPPPRHYR; this comes from the exons ATGAATGGGCAAACCTGGAATAAAGGTGAGCACAGTTTGGCAATCCAGGGAAG GATCAGTTCTGGTAACATCATGGCAGATGGCAGGATCTACGTGGGGAACCTTCCGGCTGATGTGCAAGAGCGGGATATTGAGGATATATTCTTCAAATATGGCAAAATCCGAGACGTTGAGTTAAAGAATAACAGAGGCACTATTCCCTTTGCCTTTGTGCGCTTTGAAGATCCACG TGATGCAGAGGATGCAGTCTATGGGAGGAATGGTTATGGATTTGGAGACTGCAAGCTGCGCGTTGAGCACCCTCGCTCTGCCTCCTCTAAATTCAACGGTCCTATGGGTGGTGGTGGTCGAGGGGGTGGTGAAGGAGGTCCCGGTGGTCCTAAAGGGAGGTTTGGGCCTCCTACTCGAAGGTCAGAGTTCAGAGTTATTGTGACTG GCCTGCCTCCGACTGGAAGCTGGCAAGACTTGAAAGATCACATGAGGGAGGCGGGAGACGTTTGTTTCACAGATGTTCAGCGGGacggggaaggggtggtggagtTCCTGCGCAGAGAGGACATGGAGTATGCCATGCGGCGCCTAGACAGGACGGAGTTCAGATCACACCAG GGGGAGACATCGTCTATCCGGGTCCATGGAGAGATTGGGGACAGCAGAGGACGCTCCCGGTCCCGTTCCAGATCCAGGGGACGGTACTCACCCGCTTATCAAGGTCGCGGCTCTCCACCCCCTCGTTATCAGTCACCCCCTGTTCGCAAGGTGTCTCGCCATAGCCCTCCTCCACGTCGCCCACCTGCAGCACACCGTAGCCCACCCTCCCGCAGCCCACCCCCCCGTCACTACCGATAG
- the unga gene encoding uracil DNA glycosylase a isoform X2 — translation MIGQKTINSFFSPISKKRALVEEHEREDAQEHVGRVKKLKPSGNETTASPPSSLTPEQLAQIGKNKQAALEKLCASNAPDEFGESWRKGLGSEFGKPYFRNLMSFVDGERKRNTVYPPPQHVFTWTQMCDIQDVKVVVLGQDPYHGPNQAHGLCFSVQRPIPPPPSLVNMYKELASDIEGFQHPGHGDLTGWAKQGVLLLNAVLTVRAHQANSHKDKGWETFTDTVVQWLSTNLEGLVFMLWGAYAQKKGAAIDRKRHHVLHTVHPSPLSAHRGFFGCKHFSKTNELLEKSGKEPIDWKAL, via the exons ATGATAGGGCAGAAAACTATAAATTCTTTTTTTTCGCCCATTTCGAAGAAGAGAGCTTTGGTAGAGGAACATGAGAGAGAGGATGCCCAAGAACAC GTTGGACGGGTGAAGAAGCTGAAGCCATCAGGCAACGAAACGACGGCGTCACCCCCTTCTTCATTGACTCCGGAACAGCTGGCCCAAATCGGCAAAAACAAGCAAGCAGCGCTGGAGAAACTGTGCGCCAGTAACGCACCGGATGAATTTGGGGAGAGTTGGCGAAAGGGTTTGGGCTCTGAGTTTGGAAAGCCTTATTTCAGAAAC TTGATGTCCTTCGTTGATGGAGAGAGGAAACGGAACACTGTCTACCCACCCCCTCAGCATGTTTTCACCTGGACACAGATGTGTGACATCCAAGAT GTCAAGGTTGTAGTCCTCGGCCAGGACCCATATCACGGTCCAAACCAAGCCCATGGATTATGCTTCAGTGTGCAGAGACCTATCCCACCTCCACCCAG CTTGGTGAATATGTATAAAGAATTGGCGTCTGATATAGAGGGCTTCCAGCACCCTGGACATGGAGATCTGACTGGATGGGCTAAACAAG GTGTCTTGTTGCTCAATGCTGTGCTGACCGTCCGTGCGCACCAGGCCaactctcacaaagacaagggctGGGAAACCTTCACTGACACTGTAGTGCAGTGGCTCAGCACCAACCTGGAGGGCCTCGTCTTCATGCTGTGGGGGGCCTATGCTCAGAAGAAGGGAGCAGCTATTGATAGG AAACGTCACCATGTCCTCCACACTGTACACCCCTCCCCTTTGTCTGCTCATCGAGGGTTCTTCGGATGCAAGCACTTCTCCAAGACCAATGAGTTGCTGGAGAAATCAGGGAAAGAGCCCATAGACTGGAAGGCACTTTGA
- the LOC121573894 gene encoding serine/arginine-rich splicing factor 9 isoform X2, with product MADGRIYVGNLPADVQERDIEDIFFKYGKIRDVELKNNRGTIPFAFVRFEDPRDAEDAVYGRNGYGFGDCKLRVEHPRSASSKFNGPMGGGGRGGGEGGPGGPKGRFGPPTRRSEFRVIVTGLPPTGSWQDLKDHMREAGDVCFTDVQRDGEGVVEFLRREDMEYAMRRLDRTEFRSHQGETSSIRVHGEIGDSRGRSRSRSRSRGRYSPAYQGRGSPPPRYQSPPVRKVSRHSPPPRRPPAAHRSPPSRSPPPRHYR from the exons ATGGCAGATGGCAGGATCTACGTGGGGAACCTTCCGGCTGATGTGCAAGAGCGGGATATTGAGGATATATTCTTCAAATATGGCAAAATCCGAGACGTTGAGTTAAAGAATAACAGAGGCACTATTCCCTTTGCCTTTGTGCGCTTTGAAGATCCACG TGATGCAGAGGATGCAGTCTATGGGAGGAATGGTTATGGATTTGGAGACTGCAAGCTGCGCGTTGAGCACCCTCGCTCTGCCTCCTCTAAATTCAACGGTCCTATGGGTGGTGGTGGTCGAGGGGGTGGTGAAGGAGGTCCCGGTGGTCCTAAAGGGAGGTTTGGGCCTCCTACTCGAAGGTCAGAGTTCAGAGTTATTGTGACTG GCCTGCCTCCGACTGGAAGCTGGCAAGACTTGAAAGATCACATGAGGGAGGCGGGAGACGTTTGTTTCACAGATGTTCAGCGGGacggggaaggggtggtggagtTCCTGCGCAGAGAGGACATGGAGTATGCCATGCGGCGCCTAGACAGGACGGAGTTCAGATCACACCAG GGGGAGACATCGTCTATCCGGGTCCATGGAGAGATTGGGGACAGCAGAGGACGCTCCCGGTCCCGTTCCAGATCCAGGGGACGGTACTCACCCGCTTATCAAGGTCGCGGCTCTCCACCCCCTCGTTATCAGTCACCCCCTGTTCGCAAGGTGTCTCGCCATAGCCCTCCTCCACGTCGCCCACCTGCAGCACACCGTAGCCCACCCTCCCGCAGCCCACCCCCCCGTCACTACCGATAG
- the LOC121573908 gene encoding ubiquitin carboxyl-terminal hydrolase 30 isoform X2 — MKNWGVIGGIAAAMAAGVYVLWGPITDSKKRKKGMVPGLLNLGNTCFMNSLLQGLAACPSFVKWLEELTSRKGVSDGEPEKDPKLSRTLLQLLKALSNDPGEEDVLNAGCLLEVLRLYRWHISSFEEQDAHELFHVLTSSLEEERDRQPKVTHLFDIQSLESLPDIDEKTLSCKSRGPLHPIRSPWKFPHPFHGRLTSNMACKRCEQQSPVRYDSFDSLSLSIPSPQWGQPVSLDHCLQHFISSETIKEVECENCTKLQQGALVNGHVLESQRTTFIKQLKLGKLPQCLCIHLQRLTWSNEGMPIKRQEHVQISEYLSMDRYKHRATIQRLQHINCTPKTIKAEDSREAADKTTPNGKDVEHHNNNKPLSNGTCLSVFLHSPGLNPQVNLTYDYSSSEYLFQLMAVLVHHGDMHSGHFVTYRRCPPSPRSSSPFSSQWLWVSDDSVRKASLQEVLSSNAYLLFYERVRRLRLLLEE, encoded by the exons ATGAAAAACTGGGGAGTCATTGGTGGAATAGCGGCTGCCATGGCTGCTGGAGTATATGTTCTATGGGGTCCAATTACAGACAGCAAGAAAAGGAAGAAAG GCATGGTACCAGGCCTGCTGAACCTGGGAAACACCTGCTTCATGAACTCTCTGCTCCAGGGCCTGGCAGCCTGCCCTTCCTTTGTCAAGTGGCTGGAGGAGTTAACTAGCCGCAAAGGTGTGTCAGATGGTGAGCCAGAGAAGGACCCTAAACTTTCCAGAACTCTCCTGCAGCTTCTCAAAG CACTGTCAAACGACCCTGGGGAGGAGGATGTGCTGAATGCAGGGTGTCTGCTGGAGGTCCTCAGACTCTACAGGTGGCACATCAGTTCCTTTGAGGAACAG GATGCCCATGAGCTCTTCCATGTCCTCACCTCTTCCCTGGAGGAGGAGCGAGACCGACAGCCCAAAGTCACCCACCTCTTTGACATTCAGTCCCTTGAG AGTCTCCCAGATATAGATGAGAAGACCTTGAGCTGCAAGAGTCGAG GCCCTCTTCATCCTATACGAAGTCCTTGGAAGTTTCCACATCCTTTCCATGGCCGCCTAACAAGCAACATGGCATGCAAGCGTTGCGAACAACAG AGTCCAGTGCGATATGACTCTTTCGACAGCCTCTCCTTATCCATCCCTTCGCCGCAATGG GGCCAGCCTGTCTCTCTGGATCACTGTCTCCAGCATTTCATCTCTTCAGAGACCATTAAAGAGGTGGAGTGTGAAAACTGCACCAAG CTTCAACAAGGAGCCTTAGTGAATGGGCATGTCCTCGAAAGCCAGAGGACAACCTTCATCAAACAGCTTAAACTGGGAAAG CTCCCCCAGTGTCTCTGTATTCACCTGCAGAGACTGACGTGGTCTAATGAGGGTATGCCCATAAAGAGACAGGAACATGTCCAGATCTCAGAGTACCTGTCTATGGACCGCTACAAACACCGCGCAACCATTCAGAGGCTCCAGCACATCAACTGTACTCCCAAAACCATTAAAGCAGAGGACTCAAGAGAGGCTGCAGATAAGACCACTCCCAATGGCAAAG ATGTAGAACACCATAACAACAACAAGCCTCTGTCCAATGGAACATGTTTGTCTGTCTTTCTCCATTCTCCTGGGTTGAACCCACAGGTCAACCTCACATATGACTACAG CTCCTCAGAATACCTATTTCAACTGATGGCTGTGTTGGTTCACCATGGTGACATGCACTCAGGACACTTTGTCACGTACCGCCGCTGCCCTCCCTCGCCCCGCAGCTCCTCTCCATTCAGCTCCCAGTGGCTGTGGGTTTCAGATGACTCCGTACGCAAGGCCAGTTTGCAGGAGGTGCTGTCATCCAATGCCTACCTACTCTTCTATGAGCGGGTGAGACGGCTCCGTCTACTGTTGGAGGAGTAG
- the pxmp2 gene encoding peroxisomal membrane protein 2, which produces MPVQSLPIRDSALYVRLLHQYLILLKNYPILTKSVTSGILSAMGNLISQALEAKRKAKEGTPVKEIDISGPARFAIYGLLITGPVSHYFYQLMEVLMPTTVPYCMVKRLFLDRLIFAPAFLLLFFFVMNILEGKSWADFQSKVNSSYWPALKMNWKVWTPFQFININYVAVEFRVLFANMVALFWYAYLASVRK; this is translated from the exons ATGCCTGTACAAAGTTTACCGATTCGAGACTCTGCCCTCTACGTGCGACTGCTACATCAATACTTGATTCTGCTGAAGAATTACCCCATTCTTACCAAATCCGTAACGAG TGGCATTCTCTCAGCAATGGGAAATCTAATATCTCAAGCATTGGAAGCAAAACGAAAGGCCAAAGAAGGGACCCCAGTGAAGGAGATTGACATTTCAGGACCTGCCCGCTTTGCCATTTATGG GTTGCTCATTACTGGGCCTGTGAGCCATTACTTTTACCAACTCATGGAGGTGTTGATGCCTACCACTGTTCCATACTGCATGGTGAAACGCTTGTTCTTGGATCGCCTTATCTTCGCCCCTGCATTCCTCCTGCTTTTCTTCTTTGTTATGAACATCCTGGAG GGTAAGAGCTGGGCAGACTTCCAGAGCAAAGTGAATAGTAGTTATTGGCCTGCCTTGAAGATGAACTGGAAAGTGTGGACCCCCTTCCAGTTCATCAACATCAACTATGTGGCTGTAGAG TTTCGAGTACTGTTTGCCAACATGGTGGCCTTATTTTGGTATGCTTACCTTGCGTCTGTGAGGAAGTGA
- the unga gene encoding uracil DNA glycosylase a isoform X1, producing MLAMNVPYLRRSAIMILTAPLTATHVSPTLHFAQYTKVGRVKKLKPSGNETTASPPSSLTPEQLAQIGKNKQAALEKLCASNAPDEFGESWRKGLGSEFGKPYFRNLMSFVDGERKRNTVYPPPQHVFTWTQMCDIQDVKVVVLGQDPYHGPNQAHGLCFSVQRPIPPPPSLVNMYKELASDIEGFQHPGHGDLTGWAKQGVLLLNAVLTVRAHQANSHKDKGWETFTDTVVQWLSTNLEGLVFMLWGAYAQKKGAAIDRKRHHVLHTVHPSPLSAHRGFFGCKHFSKTNELLEKSGKEPIDWKAL from the exons atgcttgcaaTGAATGTACCATATTTGAGACGTTCCGCAATAATGATTTTAACTGCACCATTAACAGCCACACATGTTTCACCAACCTTACACTTTGCTCAATATACCAAGGTTGGACGGGTGAAGAAGCTGAAGCCATCAGGCAACGAAACGACGGCGTCACCCCCTTCTTCATTGACTCCGGAACAGCTGGCCCAAATCGGCAAAAACAAGCAAGCAGCGCTGGAGAAACTGTGCGCCAGTAACGCACCGGATGAATTTGGGGAGAGTTGGCGAAAGGGTTTGGGCTCTGAGTTTGGAAAGCCTTATTTCAGAAAC TTGATGTCCTTCGTTGATGGAGAGAGGAAACGGAACACTGTCTACCCACCCCCTCAGCATGTTTTCACCTGGACACAGATGTGTGACATCCAAGAT GTCAAGGTTGTAGTCCTCGGCCAGGACCCATATCACGGTCCAAACCAAGCCCATGGATTATGCTTCAGTGTGCAGAGACCTATCCCACCTCCACCCAG CTTGGTGAATATGTATAAAGAATTGGCGTCTGATATAGAGGGCTTCCAGCACCCTGGACATGGAGATCTGACTGGATGGGCTAAACAAG GTGTCTTGTTGCTCAATGCTGTGCTGACCGTCCGTGCGCACCAGGCCaactctcacaaagacaagggctGGGAAACCTTCACTGACACTGTAGTGCAGTGGCTCAGCACCAACCTGGAGGGCCTCGTCTTCATGCTGTGGGGGGCCTATGCTCAGAAGAAGGGAGCAGCTATTGATAGG AAACGTCACCATGTCCTCCACACTGTACACCCCTCCCCTTTGTCTGCTCATCGAGGGTTCTTCGGATGCAAGCACTTCTCCAAGACCAATGAGTTGCTGGAGAAATCAGGGAAAGAGCCCATAGACTGGAAGGCACTTTGA
- the LOC121573908 gene encoding ubiquitin carboxyl-terminal hydrolase 30 isoform X1, translating into MPWCRPATSEKLIREFLYSGSIVRNKIMKNWGVIGGIAAAMAAGVYVLWGPITDSKKRKKGMVPGLLNLGNTCFMNSLLQGLAACPSFVKWLEELTSRKGVSDGEPEKDPKLSRTLLQLLKALSNDPGEEDVLNAGCLLEVLRLYRWHISSFEEQDAHELFHVLTSSLEEERDRQPKVTHLFDIQSLESLPDIDEKTLSCKSRGPLHPIRSPWKFPHPFHGRLTSNMACKRCEQQSPVRYDSFDSLSLSIPSPQWGQPVSLDHCLQHFISSETIKEVECENCTKLQQGALVNGHVLESQRTTFIKQLKLGKLPQCLCIHLQRLTWSNEGMPIKRQEHVQISEYLSMDRYKHRATIQRLQHINCTPKTIKAEDSREAADKTTPNGKDVEHHNNNKPLSNGTCLSVFLHSPGLNPQVNLTYDYSSSEYLFQLMAVLVHHGDMHSGHFVTYRRCPPSPRSSSPFSSQWLWVSDDSVRKASLQEVLSSNAYLLFYERVRRLRLLLEE; encoded by the exons GAACAAAATTATGAAAAACTGGGGAGTCATTGGTGGAATAGCGGCTGCCATGGCTGCTGGAGTATATGTTCTATGGGGTCCAATTACAGACAGCAAGAAAAGGAAGAAAG GCATGGTACCAGGCCTGCTGAACCTGGGAAACACCTGCTTCATGAACTCTCTGCTCCAGGGCCTGGCAGCCTGCCCTTCCTTTGTCAAGTGGCTGGAGGAGTTAACTAGCCGCAAAGGTGTGTCAGATGGTGAGCCAGAGAAGGACCCTAAACTTTCCAGAACTCTCCTGCAGCTTCTCAAAG CACTGTCAAACGACCCTGGGGAGGAGGATGTGCTGAATGCAGGGTGTCTGCTGGAGGTCCTCAGACTCTACAGGTGGCACATCAGTTCCTTTGAGGAACAG GATGCCCATGAGCTCTTCCATGTCCTCACCTCTTCCCTGGAGGAGGAGCGAGACCGACAGCCCAAAGTCACCCACCTCTTTGACATTCAGTCCCTTGAG AGTCTCCCAGATATAGATGAGAAGACCTTGAGCTGCAAGAGTCGAG GCCCTCTTCATCCTATACGAAGTCCTTGGAAGTTTCCACATCCTTTCCATGGCCGCCTAACAAGCAACATGGCATGCAAGCGTTGCGAACAACAG AGTCCAGTGCGATATGACTCTTTCGACAGCCTCTCCTTATCCATCCCTTCGCCGCAATGG GGCCAGCCTGTCTCTCTGGATCACTGTCTCCAGCATTTCATCTCTTCAGAGACCATTAAAGAGGTGGAGTGTGAAAACTGCACCAAG CTTCAACAAGGAGCCTTAGTGAATGGGCATGTCCTCGAAAGCCAGAGGACAACCTTCATCAAACAGCTTAAACTGGGAAAG CTCCCCCAGTGTCTCTGTATTCACCTGCAGAGACTGACGTGGTCTAATGAGGGTATGCCCATAAAGAGACAGGAACATGTCCAGATCTCAGAGTACCTGTCTATGGACCGCTACAAACACCGCGCAACCATTCAGAGGCTCCAGCACATCAACTGTACTCCCAAAACCATTAAAGCAGAGGACTCAAGAGAGGCTGCAGATAAGACCACTCCCAATGGCAAAG ATGTAGAACACCATAACAACAACAAGCCTCTGTCCAATGGAACATGTTTGTCTGTCTTTCTCCATTCTCCTGGGTTGAACCCACAGGTCAACCTCACATATGACTACAG CTCCTCAGAATACCTATTTCAACTGATGGCTGTGTTGGTTCACCATGGTGACATGCACTCAGGACACTTTGTCACGTACCGCCGCTGCCCTCCCTCGCCCCGCAGCTCCTCTCCATTCAGCTCCCAGTGGCTGTGGGTTTCAGATGACTCCGTACGCAAGGCCAGTTTGCAGGAGGTGCTGTCATCCAATGCCTACCTACTCTTCTATGAGCGGGTGAGACGGCTCCGTCTACTGTTGGAGGAGTAG